The sequence CGCACGTTATCGAACGTGCTATCGAAAAAGCCAAAGGTGGTGGCGGTGAAGATTACGATACCGCCCGTTATGAAGGTTTTGGCCCTGGTAACTGTATGGTGATTGTGGATTGCCTAACCGATAACGCAAAACGAACCTTTACTGAAGTTCGTCAAGCCTTCGTCAAAAACGATGCTAAGCTCGGTGGCCCTGGTACTGTTGGCCATATGTTTGATCATTCTGCCGTATTTGTTTTCCCTGGCGATGATGAAGATGCCATTTTAGAAATCCTAATGATGGCCGATGTGGATGTTAGTGACGTTGAAGTCGAAGATGGCATGATCAGCGTATTTGCGCCACATACAGAGTTCTTCAAAGTGAAAACGGCACTGACCGATGCCATGCCAGACATTAACTTTGAAATCGAAAATATCACCTTCGTCCCACAAACCATGACAAAAGTGACAGGGGAAGATGTTGCAGTATTCGATAAGTTTATCGCTGCATTAGAAGATTGTGACGATGTGCAAAACGTCTATCACAATGCAGAAATTGAAGAGTAACCGCCTCTCGCCTGAAAACAAAACGCAGCCCTTTGGCTGCGTTTTTTATCATCAAGCTCTTTTAATTCAAGAGAAATTATCGCAGGTGAGTGCCTAACGTAAGTCCATCTCTTGGATAATTTCATGGGCTATCGCAGGCGTTGTGCAGCTAGGCGTTTCATGTAAATCGGCTTTAAGCTGACCTTTACGGTGTTTAAGTGCTGCATCTAACTTCTTGGCAGCCGCTTTAATTGCGGGATACATCACCTCATCGGTACCCGAAGCAGAAATGCGACTACCTTCATAATTTGTTCGAATTTCAACCTGAAACTCGCCATGTTCTTTCGCAATAATGATATCGAGCGCGATCAAACTAGGGAAATGAGTGGCGATTTTTGAAAACTTTTCGTTGACATGTTCTTTAACAGAATCAGTAACATCGACATGGTGACCAGAAAGATTTATTTTCATAGGTTGTCCCTTTATATTGTCATTACTTTTATTTTCGCTTCACTATTAGAGCTTGGGGCATGCAGGATAAAACACAAGCCCTATCGACAAATATTTAGACTAATGCAGATATTAGCGTCTTCTAAATGTGAGTTACATCAAAGAAACATCATGGGATAAGTGCAGAAAATAAAATCAAGCGGTTGATTTACATACAACTAACAATTTATAAATCAACCGCTAAGCTAATACCAAATCAGCCTCAATATTTACGTTGTACACTCTGTTGCCAAAACTGCTGGGATAAATGATGGGTTTTAGTGGATAAACGCGAGACTTGGTCGCCCCTCGCCGCTGCATCTTGGGTTTGTTGTAGACTCTGATGAGCTAAGTCACTGATGACATGAATTGCGCGACTGATCTCGGCAGCAACCGACGCCTGTTGGGTCATTGCTGCGGCATTATCATCGCTCAAAGAGTTGATCCGCGTAATCGATGACAATAACTCACCAAAAGCCACACTGGCATCCTCTGCAAGCGCAACGGACCGTTTGACCTGCTCTTGTCCTGCCATCATGGTGGACGTTGCTTTTTGGGTGCTGTCCCTAAATCGGCCTACAATCATTTCTATTTGTGAGGTTGACTGACTCGTACGGCTTGATAGTTGTCGTACTTCATCAGCAACAACAGCAAAACCACGACCACTCTCCCCAGCACGAGCCGCCTCAATCGCAGCATTAAGGGCTAATAGATTGGTTTGATCGGCAATAGCGCGGATCACTTCTAATACCTGATGAATGGCACGACTATCTTCTTCAATCGTTGCAACCACATCTGAAAAGTGGCTTACCTGTACACTCAATTGATGTATCGCATCGATTACCGTTTCAAGACGTGAATGTCCACGCTGAGCCGCCTGATGGCTAGATACCATTTCCGAAGCGGTACGATGAATATTGCCCGTCACTTCAGCAAAACTCGCACTCATTTGCTCCATTGCCGTGGCGGCTTGGGTCGTTTGTTCGCTCTGACTATCAGCATGTTCCCATGTATTAGTAATGGTTTGCTTTAAACTGACACTCTGCTGCTGAATTTCACTCGCTGAATCAGCCATTCGCCCGACCACACCACCAATTTCTGTGATTAAGAAGCGTAAAGCCAGATCCAGCTTACCGATTTCATCTTGACGCCCCGTATACACCCCCATAGCAACAGGATCATCAATAATATTTGTCGCAATAGAGACAAGATTATGTAGTGGCTTCATCAAAACAAACCAAGCAATAACCGCAAGTATCCCGCCACTAAAAGCCGCAAGTAATGGAGAATAACTGGCAACATAAGCGGTGATCATAATGGAGAAAAGCATCGCAGCCAGTATTTTCCCACTAAATCCTAACTTGTCTTTTTTCAAAGCTTTAGGTTTTTTACCTTGATTAATATCCTGATAAATACTCTCGGCAGCTTTAATCTGCTCAGGCGTCGCTTGGCGGCGAACAGATTGATATTCATGAATTTCACCATTCTCATATACAGGAGCAACGTAGGCATTAACCCAATAGTAATCGCCACTCTTAGTACGATTTTTAACTATCCCCATCCAGGGCTTGCCACTCTTTATCCGCTCCCAGAGCATCTTAAATGCCGCAGCAGGCATATCGGGATGACGCACGATATTATGGGGACTCCCCTGCAACTCATCGACGTTAAACTCACTGATATTTGAAAATGTCTGGTTAACATACTTAATGTTTCCCTTCAAATCCGTGGTAGAGAGTAAAATCGCATTATCAGACAGGTGTTTCTCACCTTTTGTAGGATGTGTTTGCATAGGGTTAAGGGTTGGCTCTCGGTAAAAATGTGAATGGCATTTTGCCAAAAGGAAAGTCAACCTACGTTGATTAAGCTCACAATGACAGTAGAAAAGTTAACCAAATGCTAAACAAGCATTAGCATAAAAACCAACAAGCACCTATAAAAACAAACAATTGTGACTTACCCCTCATTATCATCTCACTAGGCTTAATCAATATCACACTCTCCACTTTAGGTAAGACAAACCCAAAATAGACTCGGCGATATATCACAACTTTACACTTCAATCTAAATGATATCGTTTATCATTTGCACCAACTAAGTTATACTGCGCGACATTGAAATTTATATCATTCCCATTGTCACCAACACATTCGTAAGTAGACACACTATTTTTTGTGGGTGGCATGAAATCTAAAAAGTGGTTTGGATTGTGATGGGAAGTCATATCTGACCCAAATGGGCTAAAAATGAGAATTAACACGTATGCCTAATATGCCAGCGTCCGACACATCAACACATTCTTCAAGCACGCCATTGCGTTTCCCCATATTTTTATCGGGAATACTGCAATGGTTTAAGCAAGAGCAATCCCTATATGCCCTTAAAGTGTTCGCCCGCGCCAGCGCTGCGATGTTAGCAGGGTATCTCGCCGCAGCAACCTTAGCTTGTTTGCTGACACTCCTACTGCCAATGCCAAAGTTTGAAAGCACATTAACAGCAAATATGTTGTCTTTTTTATTTTATGCCATCGCAATTATTTACGCCTTCTGTGTACGTAAAACTTGGCATGCATGGCGAGATCTAGGCCTAGTGAGTTTATTGTGTTTTGGATTGATTAAGGTGTGTGGATAGTAAGATGAAAGAAACATTTTTTAGAACCTTATCTTGGCTTCACACTTGGGCTGGTTTACTGGTGTGTTGGGTATTATTGTTGATCTTTTTCGCTGGTAGCTTGAGCTATTTTCGCCACGAAATTACACAGTGGACTAAACCCGAATTACACAGTGGTGTTTATCAAGAATATCAATCCTCCTCAATCGAAAAACAGCTAGATAAGGGCCAAGGTTATATAGAAGAACATTCCCCTCAATTGGCACAGCGTTGGATGATAAGTTTTCCAACTGAGCGTCAACCATTGTTGAGTTATAGTTGGCAATTGCCGCCAGAAAAAGGCCAGCGTCGTGGCAAGATAGAGGAACATGTTGCCTTGGCTGATGGTAGCGCGACTCTCTCCGACATAAGAGAGAGTCGCGGAGGCAATTTTTTCTATCGTCTACACTTTGACTTGCATTATATGCCCGCCATTACGGCCCGCTATATTGTCGGTTTTTGTACTATGTTTATGCTAATCGCCCTAATTAGCGGCATAGTGATACATAAGCGTATTTTCAAGGATCTATTCAGTTTTAGACGTGGAAAAGGTGCTCGTTCTTGGTTAGATGCCCATAATGTGAGTTCAGTGATCGCGCTGCCCTACCACATCATGATCACCTACACTGGACTTATCACCCTGATGTTACTTTATATCCCTTGGACAGTGACTACCGCCTACTCTGGGGATAATCAAGCATTTTTACAGGATCTGAATCCTGCAAGACAAACTGAGAAACCAGCAGGAATTGCAGCACCATCTATACAGTTGAGTCAATTAGTGCCTCAGGTAAAGGCTGCTTGGGGAGATTCCCCCATAAAACAAGTCATTCTGTCAAATCCCAACGATCAAAATAGCCAAGTAACCTTTTATCAAAACACAGGAAAGGATGTCACAGACGAAGCAAATATTTTGATATTTAGTGGTGTAACGGGTGAGCTTAAATATGCTAACCCCCACGATGCATCGGGTGCATTAACAACTTATGATACTATGATGTCGCTTCACACAGCACGATTTGCTGGGGCATTACTCAGAATTTTATTCTTTTTCTGTGGTTTATTAGGTTGCGCTATGGTGGCAACAGGCACACTCATGTGGGCGATTCGTATACGTCAAAAGCAACAAAAAGAAATAGATAAAGGTGAAAAACCAAGCTTTGGCTTACGTTTGGTAGAAGGATTAAACTTTATGTTTATTATCGGACTACCATTAGGAACCGTTGCATTCTTTTACGCTAACCGTTTATTACCCGCCCAGCTAATAGGCCGCGCTGAATGGGAAGTTCACAGCTTCTTTATCGCTCTGGCATCGATGGGGATTTGGGCTATTTATGGCCGCTCACGCCGTCATTGGCAAATGGCGTTAATGATGACGGGCATATTATGCTGTACTCTCCCCGTGCTCAATGCGCTCACATCTCCCCATAATATCGTCGACAATATCCAATCAAACCAATGGGCCCTCGTTGGTTTCGATCTACTTACATTGCTGTTAGGTGGCCTTATGTTGTTTGCTAGCCAAAAACTGACGTTGATTGCGACGACACCTGCTAAGCGTCCAGAAAGGTCCTCTCGAAACCGCCCTAGTGCGCAGACATCATCCGTAGCAACCGAACTGAGTTCGTCATTGGAGGAAGCCAAATCATGA is a genomic window of Shewanella putrefaciens containing:
- the hpf gene encoding ribosome hibernation-promoting factor, HPF/YfiA family — translated: MKINLSGHHVDVTDSVKEHVNEKFSKIATHFPSLIALDIIIAKEHGEFQVEIRTNYEGSRISASGTDEVMYPAIKAAAKKLDAALKHRKGQLKADLHETPSCTTPAIAHEIIQEMDLR
- a CDS encoding DUF3649 domain-containing protein, which gives rise to MPNMPASDTSTHSSSTPLRFPIFLSGILQWFKQEQSLYALKVFARASAAMLAGYLAAATLACLLTLLLPMPKFESTLTANMLSFLFYAIAIIYAFCVRKTWHAWRDLGLVSLLCFGLIKVCG
- a CDS encoding PepSY-associated TM helix domain-containing protein; this translates as MKETFFRTLSWLHTWAGLLVCWVLLLIFFAGSLSYFRHEITQWTKPELHSGVYQEYQSSSIEKQLDKGQGYIEEHSPQLAQRWMISFPTERQPLLSYSWQLPPEKGQRRGKIEEHVALADGSATLSDIRESRGGNFFYRLHFDLHYMPAITARYIVGFCTMFMLIALISGIVIHKRIFKDLFSFRRGKGARSWLDAHNVSSVIALPYHIMITYTGLITLMLLYIPWTVTTAYSGDNQAFLQDLNPARQTEKPAGIAAPSIQLSQLVPQVKAAWGDSPIKQVILSNPNDQNSQVTFYQNTGKDVTDEANILIFSGVTGELKYANPHDASGALTTYDTMMSLHTARFAGALLRILFFFCGLLGCAMVATGTLMWAIRIRQKQQKEIDKGEKPSFGLRLVEGLNFMFIIGLPLGTVAFFYANRLLPAQLIGRAEWEVHSFFIALASMGIWAIYGRSRRHWQMALMMTGILCCTLPVLNALTSPHNIVDNIQSNQWALVGFDLLTLLLGGLMLFASQKLTLIATTPAKRPERSSRNRPSAQTSSVATELSSSLEEAKS
- a CDS encoding methyl-accepting chemotaxis protein; protein product: MQTHPTKGEKHLSDNAILLSTTDLKGNIKYVNQTFSNISEFNVDELQGSPHNIVRHPDMPAAAFKMLWERIKSGKPWMGIVKNRTKSGDYYWVNAYVAPVYENGEIHEYQSVRRQATPEQIKAAESIYQDINQGKKPKALKKDKLGFSGKILAAMLFSIMITAYVASYSPLLAAFSGGILAVIAWFVLMKPLHNLVSIATNIIDDPVAMGVYTGRQDEIGKLDLALRFLITEIGGVVGRMADSASEIQQQSVSLKQTITNTWEHADSQSEQTTQAATAMEQMSASFAEVTGNIHRTASEMVSSHQAAQRGHSRLETVIDAIHQLSVQVSHFSDVVATIEEDSRAIHQVLEVIRAIADQTNLLALNAAIEAARAGESGRGFAVVADEVRQLSSRTSQSTSQIEMIVGRFRDSTQKATSTMMAGQEQVKRSVALAEDASVAFGELLSSITRINSLSDDNAAAMTQQASVAAEISRAIHVISDLAHQSLQQTQDAAARGDQVSRLSTKTHHLSQQFWQQSVQRKY
- a CDS encoding YebC/PmpR family DNA-binding transcriptional regulator — encoded protein: MGRAYQNRKESMAKTAGQKTRLYSRYGKEIYVVAKQGGVEPDGNLSLRRLIERAKKDQVPAHVIERAIEKAKGGGGEDYDTARYEGFGPGNCMVIVDCLTDNAKRTFTEVRQAFVKNDAKLGGPGTVGHMFDHSAVFVFPGDDEDAILEILMMADVDVSDVEVEDGMISVFAPHTEFFKVKTALTDAMPDINFEIENITFVPQTMTKVTGEDVAVFDKFIAALEDCDDVQNVYHNAEIEE